GGTCGACGACTCGCGTTCCACCCTCGCGTGGCGCTTCCCGCGCTACAACAACGAGATCAAGAACGGCGCCCAGCTGATCGTCCGCGAGGGCCAGCAGGCGGTGTTCGTGTACCGCGGGCAGCTCGCGGACACCTTCGAGCCCGGTCACTACGAGCTGACCTCCGAGAACCTGCCGATCATGAGCACGATCCAGGGGTGGAAGCACGGCTTCAACAGCCCGTTCCGCAGCGAGGTGTACTTCATCAACCGCAGGCCGGTCACCGACCTGCGCTGGGGCACGCCCAACCCGATCACGTTGCGCGACCCCGACTTCGGCATGGTCCAGGTCCGCGCCAACGGACTGTGTGTCATCCGCATCGCCGACCCGGCGATCTTCCTCCGTGAAGTGATCGGCGCCGACAGCCAGGTGAACGCTGACGAGATCGCCGAGTTGCTGCGCCGTGTCATCTCCACCGCGTTCTCGGACATGATCCTCGAGACCGGCGTCGGAGCGATCGACCTGCAGGGCAGGCAGGTGGAGCTCAGCGACAAACTCCGCGAGTACGTGCAGACCCGCGTCGACGACGAGTACGGGTTGGCCATCGAGTCGGTGACGATGAACATCTCACTGCCCGATGAGATCACCGCAGCGATGACCCGCGGTGTCGCACGGGGTGTCGAAGAGCGCGGCTTCCTCAACAACGTCGGAGACATGAACCGCTTCCAGCAGGGACGCGCAGGCGACGCGATGCTCGCGGCCGCCCAGAATCCCGGCGGAGGCACCGCGGGCGACATGATGGGCATGGGCGTCGGGATGGCCATGGCCGGGCAGTTCGCCAATCAGTTCAACCAGCAGCAACAGCAGGCGCCCGCCGGACCGCCACCTGTTCCGTCGGCACAGACGTTCCACGTGGACCAGAACGGCACGGCCGCAGGTCCGTTCACCATCGACCAACTGCGCGGGTCCCTCACGCCCACCACGCTCGTGTGGGCTCAGGGCATGGCGGGATGGACCCAGGCCGGCCAGGTCCCGGCGCTCGCGCCGCTGTTCGCACAGGCCGGGCCCCCACCCCTGCCTCCGCAGACTCCGCCCACACCCCCTGCACCCGGTCAGTGACGCAATGACCCAGCCCCCACCGATCCCGCCGACCGGCAGACCACCTGCTGCGCGTCCGCCGATCCCGAGAGCGGCTGCACCCACGCCCACACCGCCGTCCGCGCCCAACGCCGCCGATCGCGCCCAGCGTCAGGTCACCGAACAGACACGCACCTACCCGTGCGGCAACTGTGGGGCGCCTCTCGCATTCGTCCCTGAACAGCAGGGTCTCGGCTGTTCGTCGTGCGGTACGTCGTACCCGATCGAGCTTGACCCGTCCGCGCAGATCGTCAAACACGATCTGCAGACGACGATGAATCAACTCGCGCAGCGGGCGCCACTCGGCCTCGCGTCGGTCGGCGGAAACGAACACGTCGTCACGTGTCAGGCGTGCGGCGGCAAGACGATCTTCAACGGCAGCCTCACCGCCACCCGCTGCCCCTACTGCGCCACTCCGATTCAACGCGACGACGTCCAAGACGCACCCGAGCGTCTCGCATTGGACGCCGTCCTGCCCCTGCAGGTCGGCGAGCCGCAGGCACGCGAATCGATCGAGAAGTGGATCAACAGCCGCTGGTTCGCACCGACCGAGTTCAAGAAGTACCGGACGCTCGGCTCGTTCACGAGCGTCTACATGTCGTATTACACCTACGACGTCGACGCGACGACCGGCTACTCCGGGCAGCGCGGGGACAATTACACCGTTGTCGTCGGATCGGGTGACAACCAGCACACGGAGACCCGAATCGCGTGGCGGCCGGTGTCCGGCGTCGTCCGCGACAGCATTCGCGACCTGCCCGAACTCGCCAACACCGGAATGGACGAGCCGCGTGTGAGGGAGCTCGAACCGTGGCCGATCCAGGCAGCGGTGCCTTACACTCCGGAGTTCGTAGCGGGTCACCTGTCGCGGACCTACGATCGCGATCCAGGCGACGTGTTCGACCGCGACGCCCGACCGCGCGTCGACGCCCAGGTGGAGAGCACTATCCGCTACGACATCGGCGGCGACCACCAGCAGATCCACCGCAAGCAGACGACGTTCGACATGCTGCAGTTCATGTATCTTCTGCTGCCGATGTGGCTGCTCACCGTCAATTTCGACGGCAAACCGTTCCAGGTCGTCGTCAACGGTCTGACCGGCGAGGTCCAGGGCCAGCGGCCGTGGAGCAAGGTCAAGATCGCCTCCGCCATCATCGCCGGGCTGATCCTGATCGGCGTCATCGTGTTCCTGTACCAGAGGATGAGGTAGCTCAATGATCGTCGTGGTGATCCTGCTTGTGCTCGCGGTGGTCGCAGGATTGACGGCCGCTTTCGCAGTCGCGCTGGCGAGGTCGGGGAAGAAGTCGCAGGCTGCGGCGACGCACATTCCCGGCGTGGACGTCGTCGTCCCCGCGTCATGGGCAGGCTCGCACGATCCCGAGGCTCGCCTGCATCGCCGGATTCGGGACGCGGCCAAAGCCCTCGACGCGACAATCGGCAACGCCGACGTGGCCCAGCTCGACGAACGCGCACGCCTGCTGCTCACCGCGCGGGAACTCGATCAGCGTCTGGTGACGATCTGGGCCCTGCCCGCGAACGCGAAGGCCGACCCACTGGCGGCCGTGGAACGTGGCATCTCCGAGTTCGAGGAGGCAGCCGCTGCGACGACCCTCGCGCCCGGACTCGACTCCGGCCTGTCGGCCCCGCCGACACTGCCGCCGATTCCACCTCTGCCGCCCCAGCCGGCCGAGCGTCGCGACCGGCCCGAGCCGCCCGCCGGTCTGGCACAGTGACCTTCAGCTCGTTCTTCTCCTCACCAACCCGCACCCTTCGCGGCTCCGGCGTGTCCGCCGAGTTCAGCAGCGTCGGGAAGGCGCACGACGCGCTCGCCGCTGGTGACGCCGTCGCGGTGACCGGCGCTTTCGGCTTCGACCCGACCGGCGTCGCCGCGCTGATCGCGCCCCAGACGTTCGGGCCGGCCGAACCCTTTGTCACCGTCCCCGACGGGTTCGGTCGAGCCACCTCCACGATCACCCCGGCCGACGTGCACGCCGACCGCGTGCGGTCCGCTCTCGCCGCCATCGATGACGGCCGAGTCGGCAAGGTGGTTCTGGCCCGGACACTCGACCTTCGGTTCGAGGATCCGATCGACCCCGCCGCCGTCG
This genomic window from Gordonia sp. PDNC005 contains:
- a CDS encoding SPFH domain-containing protein, with the protein product MGIIGKMRGELVDIIEWVDDSRSTLAWRFPRYNNEIKNGAQLIVREGQQAVFVYRGQLADTFEPGHYELTSENLPIMSTIQGWKHGFNSPFRSEVYFINRRPVTDLRWGTPNPITLRDPDFGMVQVRANGLCVIRIADPAIFLREVIGADSQVNADEIAELLRRVISTAFSDMILETGVGAIDLQGRQVELSDKLREYVQTRVDDEYGLAIESVTMNISLPDEITAAMTRGVARGVEERGFLNNVGDMNRFQQGRAGDAMLAAAQNPGGGTAGDMMGMGVGMAMAGQFANQFNQQQQQAPAGPPPVPSAQTFHVDQNGTAAGPFTIDQLRGSLTPTTLVWAQGMAGWTQAGQVPALAPLFAQAGPPPLPPQTPPTPPAPGQ